One genomic region from Candidatus Nitrosopumilus koreensis AR1 encodes:
- a CDS encoding helicase C-terminal domain-containing protein yields MLPLLEKFPQQFVPRNIQKEILSDIEERFNSGYKKIILCAPTGVGKSLVGATISKYFDSSFTVTASKHLQDQYIKDIPFLKPVKGKQNFPCLKLMSAEKVDNSRRAMRWGLTCEKGECQERTSKNGKEVVEICKFKPTIKQVEENTQDSNSCHYYLQKYDALVSKHSLWNYHAFFQIMKFNKKLFEDYLDRKVSVFDEAHKIEDQIIQFVGFDIFSGQVDECNLSTDKYDFTDLDSMVNLTDDIAYSYAKKIKDLKESPAFENNPDYELLSRLERRYDRAAQAKIDITSDKDNFVVSDPVRDLNGNFRTISVKPIDVSKFTNTFFETEYQIFMSATIDKQSFCENMGLDQDNIAFVDTPKSPFPIEHRTIDLLNIRRLSYGSTEEDELEVIKTIDRILDEHSNERGLILTSSIPRCQKILRYLSPKNTKRIRICHSKNKDGKTQDEVISEHASDPTGVLLSSSLWEGVDLKDDLSRFQIIAKVPYPNYKEKRTRAKMDKFPLWYTSQTLTKLLQGFGRSIRSEDDWAKTYVLDAAANNVFFKAQRMIPKSYHDVLGIENL; encoded by the coding sequence ATCCTGCCTCTTTTAGAAAAATTTCCTCAGCAATTTGTCCCCCGAAATATTCAAAAAGAAATACTGTCTGACATTGAAGAGCGGTTCAATTCAGGATATAAAAAAATCATTTTATGTGCGCCTACTGGGGTTGGAAAGTCTCTGGTTGGGGCAACCATCTCAAAGTATTTTGACAGTTCATTTACAGTGACTGCATCAAAACATTTGCAAGATCAATACATCAAGGACATTCCTTTTCTTAAACCTGTAAAAGGTAAACAAAACTTCCCTTGCCTGAAACTGATGTCTGCTGAAAAAGTGGATAACTCCAGAAGAGCAATGAGATGGGGATTAACTTGTGAGAAGGGAGAATGTCAGGAAAGGACCAGTAAAAATGGCAAAGAAGTAGTTGAGATTTGTAAATTCAAACCTACTATAAAACAGGTCGAGGAGAATACTCAGGATTCTAACTCTTGCCATTACTATCTTCAAAAATATGATGCTTTGGTCTCAAAACACTCTCTTTGGAATTATCATGCTTTTTTCCAAATTATGAAATTTAACAAGAAATTATTTGAAGATTATCTGGATAGGAAAGTGTCTGTTTTTGATGAGGCACATAAAATTGAAGATCAGATTATTCAATTTGTAGGATTTGATATCTTCAGTGGGCAAGTAGATGAATGCAATCTTAGCACTGACAAATATGATTTCACAGATTTGGATTCTATGGTAAACTTGACTGATGATATTGCATATTCTTATGCAAAAAAAATCAAAGACCTCAAAGAGAGTCCTGCATTTGAAAATAACCCTGATTATGAATTGCTCTCAAGATTGGAGAGACGTTACGACCGAGCAGCACAGGCAAAAATTGACATTACCTCTGACAAAGATAACTTTGTTGTCAGTGATCCTGTTCGTGATTTGAATGGAAACTTTAGAACAATATCTGTAAAACCTATTGATGTTTCAAAATTCACAAATACGTTTTTTGAAACAGAATACCAAATTTTCATGTCTGCTACAATTGATAAACAAAGTTTCTGTGAGAATATGGGATTGGACCAAGACAACATTGCATTTGTTGATACTCCCAAGTCTCCTTTTCCAATTGAACATAGAACCATTGATTTGCTAAATATTAGAAGATTAAGCTACGGTTCAACTGAAGAAGATGAATTAGAAGTAATCAAAACAATTGATCGAATTTTAGATGAACATTCTAATGAACGTGGACTAATTCTTACATCTTCTATTCCTAGATGTCAAAAAATCCTAAGATATCTCTCTCCAAAAAATACAAAAAGAATTCGTATTTGTCATAGTAAAAACAAAGATGGAAAAACTCAAGATGAGGTTATCTCTGAACATGCATCTGATCCTACTGGAGTCTTGCTTTCTTCTTCTCTTTGGGAAGGTGTTGATCTAAAAGATGACCTTTCTCGTTTCCAGATTATTGCAAAGGTTCCTTATCCTAACTACAAAGAAAAACGAACTAGGGCTAAGATGGATAAATTCCCTCTTTGGTACACTTCTCAAACGCTTACAAAATTACTTCAGGGATTTGGGCGTTCTATACGTAGTGAGGATGATTGGGCTAAAACCTATGTGCTTGATGCTGCTGCAAATAACGTCTTTTTCAAGG